A portion of the Homo sapiens chromosome 16, GRCh38.p14 Primary Assembly genome contains these proteins:
- the DEF8 gene encoding differentially expressed in FDCP 8 homolog isoform 4 (isoform 4 is encoded by transcript variant 4), giving the protein MDLGLSEDHFSRPVGLFLASDVQQLRQAIEECKQVILELPEQSEKQKDAVVRLIHLRLKLQELKDPNEDEPNIRVLLEHRFYKEKSKSVKQTCDKCNTIIWGLIQTWYTCTGCYYRCHSKCLNLISKPCVSSKVSHQAEYELNICPETGLDSQDYRCAECRAPISLRGVPSEARQCDYTGQYYCSHCHWNDLAVIPARVVHNWDFEPRKVSRCSMRYLALMVSRPVLRLREINPLLFSYVEELVEIRKLRQDILLMKPYFITCREAMEARLLLQLQDRQHFVENDEMYSVQDLLDVHAGRLGCSLTEIHTLFAKHIKLDCERCQAKGFVCELCREGDVLFPFDSHTSVCADCSAVFHRDCYYDNSTTCPKCARLSLRKQSLFQEPGPDVEA; this is encoded by the exons GGTCTGTTCCTGGCCTCTGACGTCCAGCAGCTGCGGCAGGCGATCGAGGAGTGCAAGCAGGTGATTCTGGAGCTGCCCGAGCAGTCGGAGAAGCAGAAGGATGCCGTGGTGCGACTCATCCACCTCCGGCTGAAGCTCCAGGAGCTGAAG GACCCCAATGAGGATGAGCCAAACATCCGAGTGCTCCTTGAGCACCGCTTTTACAAGGAGAAGAGCAAGAGCGTCAAGCAGACCTGTGACAAGTGTAACACCATCATCTGGGGGCTCATTCAGACCTGGTACACCTGCACAG GGTGTTATTACCGCTGTCACAGTAAGTGCTTGAACCTCATCTCCAAGCCCTGTGTGAGCTCCAAAGTCAGCCACCAAGCTGAATACGAACTGAACATCTGCCCTGAGACAGGGCTGGACAGCCAGGATTACCGCTGTGCCGAGTGCCGGGCGCCCATCTCTCTGC GGGGTGTGCCCAGTGAGGCCAGGCAGTGCGACTACACCGGCCAGTACTACTGCAGCCACTGCCACTGGAACGACCTGGCTGTGATCCCTGCACGCGTTGTACACAACTGGGACTTTGAGCCTCGAAAG GTTTCTCGCTGCAGCATGCGCTACCTGGCGCTGATGGTGTCTCGGCCCGTACTCAGGCTCCGGGAGATCAACCCTCTGCTGTTCAGCTACGTGGAGGAGCTGGTGGAGATTCGC AAGCTGCGCCAGGACATCCTGCTCATGAAGCCGTACTTCATCACCTGCAGGGAGGCCATGGAGGCTCGTCTGCTGCTGCAG CTCCAGGATCGGCAGCATTTTGTGGAGAACGACGAGATGTACTCTGTCCAGGACCTCCTGGACGTGCATGCCGGCCGCCTGGGCTGCTCGCTCACCGAGATCCACACGCTCTTCGCCAAGCACATCAAGCTGGACTGCGAG CGGTGCCAGGCCAAGGGCTTCGTGTGTGAGCTCTGCAGAGAGGGCGACGTGCTGTTCCCGTTCGACAGCCACACGTCTGTGTGCGCCGACTGCTCCGCGGTCTTCCACAG GGACTGCTACTACGACAACTCCACCACTTGTCCCAAGTGTGCCCGGCTCAGCCTGAGGAAGCAGTCGCTCTTCCAGGAGCCAGGTCCCGATGTGGAGGCCTAG